Proteins from one Cervus canadensis isolate Bull #8, Minnesota chromosome 25, ASM1932006v1, whole genome shotgun sequence genomic window:
- the ATP23 gene encoding mitochondrial inner membrane protease ATP23 homolog isoform X2, whose amino-acid sequence MAEVPDEREPGPVAAEPLPQQHVGCQVFSERLAQQTPPQGFLSSFFTNNQKCQLMLLKTLATNPYVKLLLDAMKHSGCAVNKDRHFACEDCNGNVSGGFDAAVSQIVLCQNNIRNQAHMNRVVTHELIHAFDHCRAHVNWFTNVRHLACSEVRAANLSGDCSLLNEIFRLHFGLKQHHQTCVRDRAIRSILAVRNISKEVAQKAVDEVFESCFNDHEPFGRIPHNKTYARYAHRDFQNRDRYYSNI is encoded by the exons ATGGCAGAAGTTCCGGATGAGCGCGAGCCGGGCCCGGTGGCAGCGGAGCCGCTGCCGCAGCAGCACGTCGGGTGCCAAGTCTTCTCCGAGCGGCTGGCTCAGCAGACGCCACCGCAAGGGTTCCTCTCCAGTTTCTTCACCAACAACCAGAAGTGCCAGCTTATGCTGTTGAAGACGTTGGCGACAA ATCCATATGTCAAACTTCTGCTTGATGCCATGAAGCATTCAGGCTG TGCTGTTAACAAAGACAGACACTTTGCTTGTGAAGACTGTAACGGAAATGTCAGTGGAGGTTTTGATGCTGCAGTGTCTCAG ATTGTTCTGTGCCAGAATAACATCCGTAATCAGGCCCATATGAACAGAGTGGTCACCCATGAGCTCATTCACGCCTTCGATCACTGCCGCGCTCACGTCAACTGGTTCACCAATGTCAGACACTTGGCCTGCTCTGAG GTTCGAGCTGCTAACCTTAGTGGAGACTGCtcacttttaaatgaaatattcaggTTGCATTTTGGATTAAAACAACACCATCAG ACTTGTGTGCGAGACAGAGCCATTCGTTCTATCCTGGCTGTTAGGAACATTAGCAAAGAAGTGGCTCAGAAAGCTGTTGATGAAGTTTTTGAGTCTTGTTTCAATGACCATGAACCTTTTGGAAGGATCCCTCATAACAAGACCTATGCAAGATATGCTCATAGAGACTTTCAAAACCGGGATCGATACTACTCAAATATATGA
- the ATP23 gene encoding mitochondrial inner membrane protease ATP23 homolog isoform X1, which produces MIDPYVKLLLDAMKHSGCAVNKDRHFACEDCNGNVSGGFDAAVSQIVLCQNNIRNQAHMNRVVTHELIHAFDHCRAHVNWFTNVRHLACSEVRAANLSGDCSLLNEIFRLHFGLKQHHQTCVRDRAIRSILAVRNISKEVAQKAVDEVFESCFNDHEPFGRIPHNKTYARYAHRDFQNRDRYYSNI; this is translated from the exons atgatag ATCCATATGTCAAACTTCTGCTTGATGCCATGAAGCATTCAGGCTG TGCTGTTAACAAAGACAGACACTTTGCTTGTGAAGACTGTAACGGAAATGTCAGTGGAGGTTTTGATGCTGCAGTGTCTCAG ATTGTTCTGTGCCAGAATAACATCCGTAATCAGGCCCATATGAACAGAGTGGTCACCCATGAGCTCATTCACGCCTTCGATCACTGCCGCGCTCACGTCAACTGGTTCACCAATGTCAGACACTTGGCCTGCTCTGAG GTTCGAGCTGCTAACCTTAGTGGAGACTGCtcacttttaaatgaaatattcaggTTGCATTTTGGATTAAAACAACACCATCAG ACTTGTGTGCGAGACAGAGCCATTCGTTCTATCCTGGCTGTTAGGAACATTAGCAAAGAAGTGGCTCAGAAAGCTGTTGATGAAGTTTTTGAGTCTTGTTTCAATGACCATGAACCTTTTGGAAGGATCCCTCATAACAAGACCTATGCAAGATATGCTCATAGAGACTTTCAAAACCGGGATCGATACTACTCAAATATATGA